From one Paenibacillus sp. FSL K6-1330 genomic stretch:
- a CDS encoding carbohydrate-binding family 9-like protein — protein sequence MNRSGVPEPRIEYAPKHYLCKRAGQPLVLDGRVDKAFWDAAEWTDDFVDIEGDLRPKPGKRTRVKMLWDDDYFYFAAELIEDQIWATLTERDSVIFYDNDFEIFIDPDGDSHQYYEFEINALNTVWDLLLVKPYRDGGPPVNGWDISGLKTAVFIDGELNRPGADNRKWSVEVAIPWTSLKECAEGGRRPAPGEFWRVNFSRVEWQTEVQDGEYRKVLNPETGKPFPEDNWVWSPMGIINMHYPELWGYVVFAGGEEQQPFTLPEDERIKWELRRLYYRQRNYYEAHGEFTQDTKQLMGEDAWSIQPVIETTRSLFQISAPSSDGTALICIREDGKLWRE from the coding sequence ATGAACAGAAGTGGAGTGCCGGAGCCGAGGATTGAGTATGCTCCTAAGCATTATTTATGCAAGCGTGCGGGGCAGCCGCTCGTGCTGGATGGCCGCGTGGATAAGGCATTCTGGGATGCGGCGGAGTGGACCGACGATTTCGTTGATATCGAAGGGGATCTTCGTCCGAAGCCGGGGAAACGGACCCGGGTCAAAATGCTGTGGGACGACGATTATTTTTATTTTGCCGCCGAGCTGATCGAGGATCAGATATGGGCGACATTGACTGAACGCGATTCGGTTATTTTCTATGATAATGACTTTGAAATATTCATTGATCCGGACGGAGACAGCCATCAATATTATGAATTCGAAATTAATGCCTTGAACACGGTGTGGGACTTGCTGCTCGTGAAACCGTACCGGGATGGCGGACCTCCGGTCAACGGCTGGGATATCAGCGGTCTTAAGACGGCGGTATTTATCGATGGGGAGCTGAACCGTCCTGGCGCGGACAACCGGAAATGGAGCGTGGAGGTGGCGATTCCTTGGACCAGTCTCAAGGAATGTGCCGAAGGTGGCCGCCGCCCTGCGCCAGGTGAGTTCTGGCGCGTCAACTTCTCGCGCGTGGAATGGCAGACCGAAGTGCAAGACGGCGAGTACCGTAAGGTGTTGAATCCGGAGACAGGCAAGCCTTTTCCGGAGGACAATTGGGTATGGTCGCCTATGGGCATCATCAATATGCATTACCCGGAGCTGTGGGGTTACGTTGTGTTCGCGGGTGGCGAGGAGCAACAGCCGTTTACGCTTCCGGAAGACGAACGGATCAAATGGGAGCTGCGCAGACTCTATTACCGGCAGCGTAATTACTATGAAGCCCATGGTGAATTTACGCAGGACACGAAGCAGCTCATGGGCGAGGATGCATGGAGCATCCAGCCTGTGATTGAAACGACTCGCAGCCTGTTCCAGATTAGCGCGCCTTCATCAGACGGAACGGCTCTAATCTGCATTCGGGAAGACGGAAAGCTATGGAGGGAGTGA
- a CDS encoding alpha-L-fucosidase, with amino-acid sequence MQKWFEEAKLGIFIHYGIYAVDGVSESWSFYNGRITYDEYMKQMDGFTASKFNAEKWADLIEKSGARYAVLTTKHHDGVALWDTQYSDLNVVKRTPANRDIVREYAEAIREKGIHLGMYFSLIDWSHPDYPSVFEGGKVPEDLSSVNPHTSPVDGVQDEEKWQKFLEFNNNQLREILTNYGKVDLLWFDGDWERSAEQWNLPEFKHYLQSFNPDIIINSRLQGHGDYKTPEQGIPITRPEGPWEFCTTINSSWGYVPTDHKYKSLNQIIRMFCDCISMGGNMLLDIGPREDGTIDQRQEDILLGLGAWIRTHEEAVFGTGEGIMTRYYLGGSTISEDRKTLYLFVYDAPKENVCIKGLCNPIKKITVLHSGKELTHEIHGGVPWFNIPGTTWIKMTPEDAHEQVTVLKLEFDEELEMYGGSGAVVTHN; translated from the coding sequence ATGCAGAAATGGTTCGAAGAAGCCAAGCTGGGCATCTTCATTCACTATGGCATTTATGCCGTGGACGGAGTCTCGGAATCCTGGTCCTTCTACAATGGGAGGATCACTTACGACGAGTACATGAAACAGATGGACGGTTTTACGGCATCGAAATTCAATGCGGAGAAATGGGCGGATTTGATCGAGAAATCCGGTGCCCGGTATGCCGTGCTGACAACGAAGCACCATGATGGTGTTGCGCTGTGGGATACGCAGTACAGCGATCTCAACGTGGTCAAGCGGACACCAGCCAATCGAGACATCGTGCGGGAGTATGCTGAAGCGATCAGGGAGAAGGGGATTCACCTGGGCATGTACTTCTCTCTGATTGATTGGTCGCATCCGGATTATCCGAGCGTGTTCGAAGGAGGCAAGGTGCCGGAGGATCTCAGCAGCGTCAACCCGCACACCAGTCCCGTGGACGGTGTTCAGGATGAGGAGAAATGGCAGAAATTTCTGGAGTTTAATAACAACCAGCTGCGGGAGATCCTGACGAATTACGGGAAAGTGGATCTGCTGTGGTTCGATGGCGATTGGGAGCGAAGTGCCGAGCAGTGGAATCTGCCAGAGTTCAAGCATTACCTGCAATCCTTCAATCCGGATATCATCATCAATTCACGGCTGCAGGGCCACGGTGATTATAAAACGCCGGAGCAGGGCATTCCGATCACGAGACCGGAGGGACCTTGGGAATTCTGCACAACGATCAACAGCTCATGGGGCTACGTCCCGACCGATCATAAATACAAATCCTTGAACCAGATCATTCGGATGTTCTGCGACTGCATCTCGATGGGCGGCAATATGCTGCTGGATATCGGTCCGCGCGAAGACGGCACCATCGATCAAAGGCAAGAGGACATCCTGCTTGGGCTGGGAGCATGGATCCGGACCCATGAAGAGGCTGTATTCGGAACGGGTGAAGGCATTATGACCCGCTATTATCTGGGGGGAAGCACGATTTCCGAGGACAGAAAGACACTGTACCTGTTTGTCTATGACGCTCCGAAAGAGAATGTGTGCATTAAGGGGCTGTGCAACCCGATCAAGAAGATTACCGTGCTGCATTCGGGCAAGGAGCTTACCCACGAGATTCATGGGGGCGTGCCTTGGTTCAACATCCCGGGGACGACGTGGATCAAGATGACTCCTGAAGACGCGCATGAGCAGGTGACGGTTCTTAAGCTGGAGTTTGACGAGGAGCTGGAGATGTACGGCGGCTCGGGAGCTGTTGTCACGCATAACTAA
- a CDS encoding alpha-L-fucosidase, which translates to MSENKLVEEEQAVVEQGVHNFSSEDKWVKPEDPLLLERLEWFKDQKLGLMMHWGPYSQLGLVESWALSDKDADWSRDGIDWDIDAEELKRQYFDLNKTFNPLRFQPDLWADLAADNGFKYLNFTTKHHDGFCMWDTHTTDYRVTGPDCPFHMHKHADITKELFEAFRAKGLGISAYFSKADWHTPYYWAPGMEAGSFTSRGPSYDPKKYPWLWEQFVQFTHEQIMELMTRYGRIDVLWLDAGWVNDYRDQNIRLGEVVEKAREIQPWLLSADRTVGGPYENLITPEQTLPERALHVPWESCITMGTSFSFRYEDRYKTVRQLIHLLVEIVAKGGNLALNVGPQPDGRLPETAISRMKGMGAWLKVYGEAIYGTRICESYSSGAVQFTQKDDTTYAIYLYRNEQDAVPEELHIPIQTAFSRIDLVGGQEALDYRRTDDGVAVRLPDQERQGPAPIAHVLRFR; encoded by the coding sequence ATGTCGGAGAACAAGCTGGTAGAGGAAGAGCAAGCAGTAGTGGAGCAGGGCGTGCACAATTTCAGCAGTGAGGACAAATGGGTCAAGCCGGAGGATCCGCTGCTCTTGGAGCGTCTGGAATGGTTCAAGGACCAGAAGCTGGGCCTGATGATGCATTGGGGACCGTATTCCCAGTTGGGTCTTGTTGAATCATGGGCACTGAGCGATAAAGACGCGGATTGGTCACGTGACGGCATTGACTGGGATATCGATGCGGAGGAGCTTAAGCGGCAGTATTTTGATCTGAACAAGACCTTCAACCCGCTTCGCTTTCAGCCTGATCTGTGGGCTGACCTGGCAGCCGATAACGGCTTCAAATATTTGAACTTTACAACCAAGCATCATGACGGGTTCTGCATGTGGGACACGCATACGACCGACTACCGTGTAACGGGTCCAGACTGTCCGTTCCATATGCATAAACACGCCGATATCACGAAGGAGCTGTTCGAGGCATTTCGTGCCAAAGGGCTCGGCATTTCCGCCTATTTCTCGAAGGCCGATTGGCATACGCCATACTACTGGGCGCCGGGAATGGAGGCGGGAAGCTTTACGTCACGCGGTCCTAGCTATGACCCGAAGAAATACCCGTGGCTGTGGGAACAGTTTGTCCAGTTTACCCATGAGCAGATCATGGAGCTGATGACCCGTTACGGCCGCATTGATGTACTGTGGCTGGATGCAGGCTGGGTGAACGATTATCGTGATCAGAATATCCGCCTGGGTGAAGTGGTAGAGAAAGCGCGTGAGATTCAGCCTTGGCTCCTCTCGGCGGACCGCACGGTCGGCGGGCCTTACGAGAATCTGATTACGCCGGAGCAGACCCTCCCTGAGCGTGCTCTGCATGTGCCTTGGGAGAGCTGTATCACGATGGGAACTTCCTTCTCTTTCCGCTACGAGGATCGTTATAAAACGGTGCGTCAGCTCATTCATCTGCTGGTCGAGATCGTGGCCAAAGGCGGAAATCTAGCGCTCAATGTGGGTCCGCAGCCGGACGGTAGGCTGCCCGAGACGGCTATTTCACGAATGAAGGGCATGGGGGCATGGTTGAAAGTCTATGGAGAGGCGATCTATGGCACGCGTATCTGCGAGTCGTATTCCTCCGGGGCCGTCCAGTTTACCCAAAAAGACGATACGACCTATGCCATCTATCTGTATCGAAATGAACAAGATGCTGTTCCTGAAGAGCTGCACATTCCGATTCAGACGGCGTTCAGCCGCATTGATCTCGTCGGGGGTCAGGAGGCGCTCGATTACCGCCGCACGGACGATGGCGTTGCGGTCCGTCTTCCGGATCAGGAACGTCAGGGACCGGCCCCGATTGCACATGTGTTGCGGTTTCGTTAA
- a CDS encoding extracellular solute-binding protein, whose protein sequence is MKKLRKASSILLCLTLSATMLAACGSPKGDGAATAPSGTASTEGVKKEGFPIVDEPITLTVMSQDAGVADWNTMPVLQEMEKLSGIKLEYQLSPIDSFETKKNLVFASGDLPDMFYAADLKPAEQVTYGTQGILIPLEKYIDEGYAPNIKKIFDENPDVRKSFTTPDGHIYALPFVDKAAVWYRGPMWYNGKFLKALNVSEPKTTEELYTFLKRVKEEDPNGNGKKDEIPLTSVKLDDLRMYFFGFWGMYNEGIYSDKDGKVHYPYQEEGYKGYLTFMNRLWKEELLDHETFSQTGDQKKAKGENNQLALFNDYHAYFTLGGEPSSEHPLMTPVKSEIADSPVYGMHPGMSARGTFAISSSNPSPEATMRWIDYLYSYEGATLFNQGPEGTLWKFKDEANRVKEWLPVPGGGDREEYRGKITPNYGVLTPGVNDPEVAKGLRTEFDEWIDQQNQEKLVPIGKSPFPNVYLTNEEQSEATSLLSDLETYVKQMEAKFVTGQEPLENWDKYVAQVKKMGSDRLVELYQGAYDRWNAEQ, encoded by the coding sequence ATGAAAAAGCTTCGTAAGGCATCATCTATTTTACTCTGCCTCACCCTCTCAGCAACAATGCTTGCAGCCTGTGGTTCACCCAAAGGAGACGGCGCTGCTACGGCACCGTCCGGGACGGCCAGTACGGAAGGGGTAAAAAAGGAAGGTTTCCCGATTGTGGATGAGCCGATCACGCTGACGGTCATGTCACAGGATGCCGGTGTAGCCGATTGGAATACGATGCCCGTACTACAAGAGATGGAGAAATTGTCAGGCATCAAGCTGGAATATCAGCTTTCTCCGATTGACAGCTTTGAAACGAAAAAGAATCTGGTGTTCGCCAGCGGTGATTTGCCCGATATGTTTTACGCTGCCGACCTGAAGCCGGCTGAGCAGGTGACCTATGGTACCCAAGGAATCCTCATTCCGCTGGAGAAGTACATTGACGAAGGCTATGCACCGAACATCAAAAAGATTTTTGACGAGAACCCGGATGTCCGCAAATCCTTCACGACCCCGGACGGACATATCTATGCCCTGCCGTTCGTCGACAAGGCTGCCGTATGGTACAGAGGCCCGATGTGGTACAACGGCAAGTTCCTAAAAGCGCTAAACGTGTCCGAACCTAAGACAACAGAGGAACTATATACATTCTTGAAACGCGTTAAGGAAGAAGATCCTAACGGAAATGGAAAGAAAGACGAGATTCCGTTGACTTCGGTCAAGCTGGATGACCTGCGTATGTACTTCTTCGGCTTCTGGGGCATGTACAACGAAGGCATCTATTCCGACAAGGACGGAAAAGTGCACTATCCTTACCAGGAAGAAGGCTACAAAGGCTACCTGACGTTCATGAACCGTCTGTGGAAGGAAGAACTGCTGGATCATGAAACCTTCTCGCAAACAGGCGATCAGAAAAAAGCCAAGGGAGAAAACAATCAGCTAGCTCTGTTTAATGACTACCATGCGTACTTCACGCTCGGCGGCGAGCCTAGCAGCGAGCATCCGCTCATGACGCCGGTGAAGAGTGAAATTGCGGACTCTCCTGTATACGGCATGCACCCTGGTATGTCGGCAAGAGGTACATTCGCCATTTCGAGCAGCAACCCGTCTCCGGAAGCTACCATGCGCTGGATCGATTACCTGTACAGCTATGAAGGCGCCACGTTGTTTAACCAAGGGCCTGAAGGCACGTTGTGGAAATTCAAGGATGAGGCAAACCGCGTGAAAGAATGGCTCCCGGTGCCAGGCGGTGGAGATCGTGAGGAGTATCGCGGCAAAATCACGCCGAACTACGGTGTTTTGACACCTGGCGTCAATGATCCGGAAGTTGCCAAAGGCCTTCGCACTGAATTTGATGAGTGGATCGATCAACAGAATCAAGAGAAGCTGGTGCCGATCGGAAAGTCGCCATTCCCTAACGTCTATTTGACGAATGAAGAGCAGAGCGAGGCAACTTCGCTGTTGTCCGATTTGGAAACGTATGTGAAACAGATGGAAGCGAAATTCGTAACAGGCCAAGAGCCGCTTGAAAATTGGGATAAATACGTTGCACAAGTTAAGAAAATGGGCAGCGACCGTCTCGTCGAGCTTTACCAAGGCGCATATGATCGCTGGAACGCCGAGCAATAA
- a CDS encoding carbohydrate ABC transporter permease — translation MSSTVRESKGDKLFLLCNYIYLTIALVIVLYPLLYIVSASISDPKYVSSGEMWLIPKGITFDGYARVFENANIWIGYKNTIIYTVIGTIVNLIVTLPAAYALSRSDFVGRGFFMAVFLVTMFFGGGLIPSYLLVKDLGMVNSMWALILPGAASIWNIIVSRTFFQSTIPKELQEAAHIDGCTNFRLFIKIVLPLSMPIIAVMALFYGVGHWNSYFSAMIYLNDAAKYPLQLFLRQILVLQEMAAQGGGAIDASSAAAMNSKAEIAALVKYAVIIVATLPVIAVYPFLQRYFVQGVMIGSVKG, via the coding sequence ATGTCATCCACGGTAAGGGAAAGCAAAGGGGATAAATTATTCCTGCTATGCAACTACATCTATCTGACGATTGCGCTTGTCATCGTACTGTACCCGCTGCTGTACATTGTCAGCGCCTCCATCAGTGATCCGAAGTACGTAAGCTCAGGTGAAATGTGGTTGATTCCGAAAGGGATAACTTTTGATGGATATGCCCGAGTGTTTGAGAACGCCAACATTTGGATTGGCTACAAGAACACGATTATTTATACAGTGATCGGTACGATTGTGAATCTGATTGTCACGCTGCCTGCAGCCTATGCGCTCAGCCGTTCTGATTTTGTGGGCAGAGGATTTTTTATGGCGGTGTTTCTGGTTACGATGTTTTTCGGCGGGGGACTGATTCCGAGTTACCTGCTCGTTAAGGATCTTGGCATGGTCAACAGCATGTGGGCCCTAATTCTGCCGGGAGCTGCGTCCATATGGAATATTATTGTGTCCCGGACGTTCTTCCAATCGACCATTCCGAAGGAGCTTCAGGAAGCTGCCCATATCGACGGCTGTACGAACTTCCGGTTATTCATCAAAATCGTACTGCCGCTCTCGATGCCGATTATTGCCGTCATGGCACTTTTCTACGGCGTCGGACATTGGAACAGTTATTTCAGTGCCATGATTTATCTGAATGATGCCGCGAAGTACCCGCTTCAGCTCTTCCTGCGTCAAATCCTGGTCCTTCAGGAGATGGCGGCACAGGGCGGCGGGGCGATTGACGCCTCATCCGCAGCAGCGATGAATTCCAAAGCGGAAATTGCTGCACTGGTCAAATATGCGGTCATTATCGTTGCGACACTTCCGGTTATTGCGGTTTACCCGTTCCTTCAACGTTACTTTGTGCAGGGTGTTATGATTGGTTCCGTTAAGGGCTGA